The genomic DNA CCAGGCAGTAGGTTGACCGGAGCGTCCTGGGGCCTGGGGTCAGCCCTCCCAGGGGTTGAGCAGCCGGATAGGCAGGCCCCGGAAGTGGGCGGTGTTGCGGGTAACCAGGATGAGCCCGTGGTGCAAGGCGGTAGCGGCCAGCAAGGCGTCCAGGGGAGAGAGGGGGCGGCCCTCGTTCAGGGCCTCGCCAGTAAGGGCACCCCAGGTCTCCAGAACCTCGAGGTCCAGCGGCAGAATCTGCCCAGCGAAGCGGCGCTCGAGGTCTTCGATCCAGCGCTCCAGCACCGGCCTGCGTGGTTCGGGGGCGCGAACGGCCCCCTGCACCAACTCCCCCAGGGTGAGCGCCGAAAGGTAGGCTTCCTGCAGCGGGAGCCCTTTCAGCCAGGCCACGACCCTGGGGTGGGGCTGGCGCCGGGCGGCCTCAGAGACCACGTTGGTGTCCAGCAGGTAGCTCAAAGGCCAACCTCTCGGTAATCTGCCTGGGAGCGGTCGAAGA from Meiothermus cerbereus DSM 11376 includes the following:
- a CDS encoding type II toxin-antitoxin system VapC family toxin produces the protein MSYLLDTNVVSEAARRQPHPRVVAWLKGLPLQEAYLSALTLGELVQGAVRAPEPRRPVLERWIEDLERRFAGQILPLDLEVLETWGALTGEALNEGRPLSPLDALLAATALHHGLILVTRNTAHFRGLPIRLLNPWEG